One window of Verrucomicrobiia bacterium genomic DNA carries:
- a CDS encoding prepilin-type N-terminal cleavage/methylation domain-containing protein: protein MKKQTSRKGGFTLVEIMIVVAIIGLLATIAIPNFVKARSTAQMNACISNLRQIDGAVQTWALETKQGETAQAEYSQIRGYLRNQVVCPSGGTTFADSYTLGTVQDKPKCQKVPATHKLPDDTLN from the coding sequence ATGAAGAAACAGACATCCCGGAAGGGAGGCTTCACCCTGGTCGAGATCATGATCGTTGTGGCCATTATTGGCCTGTTGGCGACGATTGCGATCCCCAACTTCGTGAAGGCCCGCTCGACGGCACAGATGAACGCCTGCATCAGCAACTTGCGTCAGATCGATGGCGCGGTGCAGACCTGGGCGCTCGAAACCAAACAAGGCGAAACGGCGCAGGCCGAGTATTCGCAAATCCGAGGTTACCTCAGAAACCAAGTCGTTTGTCCCTCCGGCGGAACGACCTTCGCCGACAGCTACACGCTCGGCACGGTACAGGACAAACCCAAGTGCCAGAAGGTGCCCGCCACCCACAAACTGCCGGATGATACACTGAACTGA